Sequence from the Luteibacter aegosomaticola genome:
CGCGCCAGCCGCCGTGCGCTGGTAAATCAGCTCGCGTGCTTCGGTGTCTTTCGGATCAAGCCAGGCGCCGCGCTTGTCGAGCTGGTAGACCTTTTCCACGCTTTCGCCGGACTTCGAGAGGTAGGCCAGCACGGCGTCGAAGACATCGCCATCCAGCGGGTTCACGGCGGGCACCTTGGGCAGGAGGTCCTTATCGCTCAGGCCAATGCCATCGACGAAACCACTCTCCATGCGGCCGTGGATCTTCGGGTCACGGGTGTAGTCCTTCGGATCCGGGCCTTCCCAGCCGTTGTGGTGGATCGTGACGTGCAGCGGCTGCGCGCCATCGCCCACGTAGTGGCCCATCCACGCCACGTACATCGCGCACGCGGTTTCGATGTTGGCCGTGCTTTCCCCGTGCGCCTGGCGCTCGCGGTACGAACGGAAGCCGGTGACCAGGTGCCCATACACTTCGACGAGCGCGTACGGCAACGTCCCGGTCCAGCGCACGTTGGTCTTCACGGCCGCCGGATCATGTTTCGCCGCCAGCCGCTGCTGCTCCTTGTCCAGCGCGATGATGAACTCGAAGCGCGAGCGCGGGATCGGATGCATGAAGGCAAACTGTTCCTGGAACCAGCCATGGTTCGGGTCTTCTTCCATCTTCGAGAACGGCGTGGCGTCATCGCGCCAGTCATCGGGGAGCGTGGAAGAATCCTCGATCAGGCTGAGGTAGTTGCGCAGGAACACCGGGCCATCCGAAGGCAGGCTTTCGACGGCGGTACGGTCAATCACCGCGTGGCCGCGGTGGCCCCAGCCAAGGGCGGGGCCAGCGACGACGATGAGCGCCACGGCGATAGCGGTGGCGAGGCCACGGGCACGTTGGGACGAGATCTTCATGCGGCGCCTTGTCAGTTGAGGTCGTACTTCACGTGGAGATAGTACGTGCGGCCGTAGTTATTCAGGTTGCGCATGTACTGGTAGTGGTCGCCCAGGGTCTCGTACTGATCCTTGCCGAACAGGTTGGCGGCGCTCAGCGAGGCCGACCAGTGGTCGTCGAAGGTCGTATCCCACGAGGCATCCGTCACGTAGCGCTGGCGGAAGCCACGATCCTGCCACGGACTGGCGCCGATGGTAATCAGGTAGCGGTCGGTGAAGTTCTCGGTGACGGTGAGGCGGCTGCGCAGCGCCGGCACCTGCCAGGTCAGGCCCAGGTTCGCGATATTCCGCGGCTGGTTGAGCAGCTGGTAGATCGTGCGCGTGCCGCTGGCGCTCGAGTACTGCATCTTGCCGTCCATATGGGTGGCGTTGAACATGGCATCGAAGCGCTGGCCCCACACATCCATGTCGCGGCTCACGAAAGAGAACTCCACACCCTGAACCTGCGACTTGTCGACGTTCTCGGGCGTGACGATCGTGACGAGCTGGCCCAGCGCATCGGTCGACTCTTCGCTGACGCTGACGATGTCGGACTGGATGTTCTTCTTGAACCAGGCAAGCGAGGCGTAGGCCTTGCCATCGTTGAAGTAGTGCTCGATCGAGGCGTCCATGTTGAAGGACTTCTCGGGCTTCAACGCCGGGTTGCCGCGCGAGATGGTGCACTCGGCATCATCACCGCAGGTTTCGACCTCGGCCTGCGCGATGTTCGACGGCACCGGGCGGCCAATGGTCCGGCTCAGGCTGACGCGCACGTTGGTGTCATCGGTGACATGGGTGGTCACGTTCAGCGACGGCAGTGGGTAGTGGTAGCTGCCATCGCTCTTGGCCCGGCCGGCGACCACGCCGTTGTTGATCTGCGGCGTATCCGCCACATACGTGGTGTCGTCGTAACGCACGCCGAGCACGGCTTCGACGATGGGCGTGGCGTAGTGTAGGGAGAGGTAGGCGTCCTTCACCTTCTCCTTGTAGCCAAAGTCCGAAGCCAGGCTGTTGTACAGCGACGAGGCCTGGTTCACAGGCAAGGTGGACCAACCACCGTTGGCCAGGAACGAAGGCAGGTCGAAGAACGGCAAGGCGTACTGCGCCTTGGGATAGTTCCAGCCCGGGTTGTACACGGTGTTGCTGAGGTTGGTGCCGGTGCCGTAGATCGTCTGCGTGTAGTCCGTCGCGACGTTCATCAGCTTGTATTCGGCGCCCGCAGCCAGGCCGAAGCCCTGTGCGCCCGCCTCGATATTCTTGGCAAAGTCCAGGCGCACATCGCCAAGGCCGGCCGTGGCCTGGGTCTGCTGCTGGTTGGCGCTGCTCACCTTGTAGACCGAGTTGGTGATGATCGACGGATCGGCCAGCGAGGTCATGTTGAAGATCTCGCCGCGGCTATCCGAGGCGTAGTTCATCGTCGGGTCGCCGTTCGGCGTAGCCGTCAGTTTCATGTTGGCC
This genomic interval carries:
- a CDS encoding TonB-dependent receptor, producing MAIGLALATPHARAGDTDAATNADTAADANASKKKPSKDTTTLDGVSVAATTVVNDNELAKKKNASVLVDSIDRDSIQVHAQEDSVAQRLLLAPGVSVTRDEDQPRYITVRGIESNLNSTTLDGMTMASVGDEGGGARSINLQLIPSDIADRIDVYKTFSAEQNPDGIGGAINLVSNSAFDFAKNSLHIDANVNHHDLENDNGHNAQPKTRSLFGDGVNAKYSTIFGSNDEFGITVSARHQEYNANQNKLFQTTQYFYNDAGANISGPNAASGWNGLAAPYNVAYYADNRRIKTYGGSVKLEWWPSNGPLKASLMAFGYGMEEQRTENGYEFDAAKSVANQTAISGSTPLQSLNVIFGNKNWARNNRGLIGNVEWREDDSVLRFTAGYTRDRVNVDQANMKLTATPNGDPTMNYASDSRGEIFNMTSLADPSIITNSVYKVSSANQQQTQATAGLGDVRLDFAKNIEAGAQGFGLAAGAEYKLMNVATDYTQTIYGTGTNLSNTVYNPGWNYPKAQYALPFFDLPSFLANGGWSTLPVNQASSLYNSLASDFGYKEKVKDAYLSLHYATPIVEAVLGVRYDDTTYVADTPQINNGVVAGRAKSDGSYHYPLPSLNVTTHVTDDTNVRVSLSRTIGRPVPSNIAQAEVETCGDDAECTISRGNPALKPEKSFNMDASIEHYFNDGKAYASLAWFKKNIQSDIVSVSEESTDALGQLVTIVTPENVDKSQVQGVEFSFVSRDMDVWGQRFDAMFNATHMDGKMQYSSASGTRTIYQLLNQPRNIANLGLTWQVPALRSRLTVTENFTDRYLITIGASPWQDRGFRQRYVTDASWDTTFDDHWSASLSAANLFGKDQYETLGDHYQYMRNLNNYGRTYYLHVKYDLN
- a CDS encoding nuclease, translated to MKISSQRARGLATAIAVALIVVAGPALGWGHRGHAVIDRTAVESLPSDGPVFLRNYLSLIEDSSTLPDDWRDDATPFSKMEEDPNHGWFQEQFAFMHPIPRSRFEFIIALDKEQQRLAAKHDPAAVKTNVRWTGTLPYALVEVYGHLVTGFRSYRERQAHGESTANIETACAMYVAWMGHYVGDGAQPLHVTIHHNGWEGPDPKDYTRDPKIHGRMESGFVDGIGLSDKDLLPKVPAVNPLDGDVFDAVLAYLSKSGESVEKVYQLDKRGAWLDPKDTEARELIYQRTAAGAAMLRDLVYRAWKESALPRVPHVPGPTDSANPAYNPETGSAPADRSPKVG